In a single window of the Coffea eugenioides isolate CCC68of chromosome 3, Ceug_1.0, whole genome shotgun sequence genome:
- the LOC113766592 gene encoding probable glutathione S-transferase, translating to MEEAGGVKLFGFWVSPFAQRVKWALKLKGIQYEYIEEDKYNKSPLLLKLNPVYGKVPVLVHNGKPISESIIILEYIDAVWKQAPLLPQDPYERAQAHFWAKFAEEKVRQSVVEAMCSSGDEKQKAVKLAVEAFEEFEKELKRRGTKFFGGETIGFVDIVAGCISYQLPVHEEVGSIKILDSSKFPGISEWIRNFLNHPLINEGLPQKDQMFAYYSKRSKEIAYQKMSHKTV from the exons ATGGAAGAAGCTGGTGGGGTAAAGCTCTTCGGATTCTGGGTAAGCCCATTTGCTCAAAGGGTGAAGTGGGCACTGAAGCTAAAAGGCATTCAGTATGAATACATAGAAGAAGATAAATACAATAAGAGCCCTTTGCTGTTGAAATTGAATCCTGTTTATGGAAAGGTTCCTGTTCTTGTTCACAATGGAAAACCAATTTCAGAATCCATAATCATTCTTGAATACATTGATGCGGTGTGGAAACAGGCTCCCCTGTTGCCTCAAGATCCTTATGAAAGAGCCCAAGCACACTTTTGGGCTAAATTTGCTGAAGAGAAG GTTAGACAATCTGTGGTGGAAGCTATGTGTTCTAGTGGTGATGAAAAGCAGAAGGCAGTAAAATTAGCAGTGGAGGCGTTTGAAGAGTTTGAAAAGGAGCTAAAACGAAGAGGGACAAAGTTCTTTGGAGGGGAAACAATTGGTTTTGTGGATATTGTAGCTGGCTGTATTTCTTATCAACTGCCCGTGCATGAGGAAGTTGGATCCATCAAGATTCTTGACTCATCAAAGTTCCCTGGAATTTCTGAGTggatcagaaattttctcaaccatCCACTGATTAATGAAGGCTTACCACAAAAGGATCAGATGTTTGCTTATTACTCCAAACGTAGCAAAGAAATAGCTTATCAGAAAATGTCTCACAAGACTGTTTAG